The genomic stretch GATTCCACGACACAGAAACACTAGCCATCCGAACACCTGCACTGCTCTGTGGGAGAGAGGGTCCACTCCAGCCCCCACCAGCTCTCCACTGTCCCCCAGCGTGGCCGTGAGCTCAGGGGCAGAGCCTGTTCACTTCCTAAGCGGAACACCAGGCTCCTTCCCAGGACAGCAGTGCCGTCCGCGCTCACCTTGTTGGACATCTGCTGGCAGTGCTGCTCCGTGGTGTGGATCAGCGTCTGGTCCAAGTCCACCATGAGCACCAGCTTCCTGTTGCGGTGCAGTCGCTGCTGGTCTTCCCTCCCCAGCTTTTCTGCTTGCTACAGCCAGGGAGGCAAAGAGAAATGACTGAGGAAGGCTGTGTGGCGACAAGGTGACGCTCCGTCTTCTCAGGAAACAGAACAGGAAGCTGGGGGTGCCCGCTGCACCCACGCGCCCAGCAGCCCGGAGCCGATGCCCTGGTGCCTGAAGCCCGTTCCATTTGCTCGAATGTCCTCAAGCCAGTCTGACCGTGACCGCATCTGGTTACATGTGGACCAGTGatcggggcgggggcgggggggagaggCAAGAGGCTGAGTCTATACGGACTCGCTCAGGGCGGGGTGCTGGAGGACTGAGACTCTGTAAGCCGCGGGGCGGCTGCGGCCGTCCTGATGAGCGACAGGAATCCCACCTTGTGCTCCCGAAAGAGTTTATGCAGAAAGGCCAAGAGCTACTCTGTTACAGCAGAAACAGCGGGAacacttccttctcttttctaccTCAGACTTCCTTGTTTTGTCTTAAACATACGCTTACGTACTTATGCTTAGATTTCAGTAATTCAGAGAAGTCAGAATCACGTCTCTGGCATTGTCTTTTCCACAAAACACAAAGTAGGCCTGTGTCGTTTACAAGCACAGTGCTTCGACTGACAGCTTACAGAGACGCAGAGCTCCAGGGCTCCCTCAACAAGACAAGAAGCCAGTGCCCTGTCCTGGTGAGGCTCGCACACGTGGGGGCCCTGACCCAGCATCAGGAGGCCTCTGGCCAGCACAGCCACGTGACTCTCACAACGTAGAAGAGCAAGCTTTCTGTTCCCAGACCTCCCTGCAGCACGCGCACGTCTGCTCGTGAAAGCATGCACTGGGCCCCCACGCCCACGTTGCCAGCACCACTTAGCCGACACCGCTTACTTCCTGCACAGCCCTGCTCCCAGGCAGGGGCCTTCCGGTGCCCCCAGCTCACGACCCCGCCCGGCGGCCAGGGCTCCCCGCCCAAGGCTGTCTTCCCCTCTGAGCCCAGGCTCTGGGGGAAGCATCCCGGAGAGCTCCCACCCCAAAGGCAGGGAGATAACAGGAGAGGCACAGCCCCCGTCCCGCGGACAGGCCGCTTGCTTCACACGGACCATCCGTGCACTGTGGTCACTTGGGATAGTGACAAGAACAGGCCTGccccctccgcccccacccccaccctgactGAGGAGTGCCCCCAGGACCACCCTCCCAGCCCCGGCCCCCCAGGACACCTACCTCGGAGCTCACCATGAGCTCGGGGACGCTGTGCACCATGGACACGGTGGCCGTGGACAGCGGCACCTGCGGCCGCCCGTTCTCGCTCTGCAGCCTGCGGGGAGAGGGGCGCTGAGGCTAGGGCTCTAGCTCGCTAACTCACGGGGACTTCAGCTTGGCCTAATTCTAGTAGACGTGCACCACGGGCCTAGTGCTGAAGTGTCCTCCCCATCTGGAAACACAGGAGCACTGAGGAAGACTAAGTCACACTCACAaagtttcctttgaaaataaagacGGTCCCAGAGGCCCACAGTGTGAGAAACAGAAGGGTCCACACGGCTCCAGACGCACGAACCAGGGACACCCTCGACCACGGGGGCAGACGTGCCCAGGCTGAGACACGCCCAGGCGAGAAGTCCAGGCCAGGTCCAGGACGGCAGTCCCACAGGGACAAGGAGGAGGGCTCGTCGCAGCTCCTCCCACCACACCGGGGTATGCGCCTCCCGAGGAGGCAGCCCAGCCCGTGGCGTGTGGGGGACAGCGGGGCCGCCGCCTGCACCCAGCCCTTGGCCCTCGCCCCCACAGGCCCCGCTGCTCCCAAGCCGCCAGCACTTACTGGGTCAGGTCCTGGCCACACTCGGCGCACAGGCCCTTCATGACGACGGGGTGACTACATCCTTCTAAGCGCACCAGGACTGCCCTGGAAACAGGGGAGAACAAGCACACATCAGCAAGAGCTGCAACCCCTGGGCTTATTGGATGCCCCAGGACTGCAGGGGGTCACGCCGCCCCCGAGCCATCTCTCTGGCGATAAAGTGAACGGCTTTCCCCTCCGTGGGTCCTTCACGTGAAACACAGCAAAACTACCTACGGAACAACAGAAAGGACTCAGGATGTCCTGTCAGATAACAGAAAACTGTCTCAAAACGCATGAGAAGCTTACATGGGATTCTCCTATGGTTTCTGATAAACAGCTTAGAAAAACCGAAACGTTAATATGACAAGAAACAACTCGTTAAAATACAGACAGATAATAAATGATTCTTGTCTCCCGTAGTCATTCCCAGTCTAGGAAAAGGCTGTGATTAATCTAAATTTTTCTGACAGGACTAACATTCCTAGTTTTCATAAACACAGAAATTGCTATTTTCTTTGTACATTCACCTCAAACCCTGGTGGCCTGGCAGCGGTCTCTGAAGCGGGGCTTTCAGCTCCGCAACCTGATGGCTGTGGGTCAGCGTGCCAGGCAGGCCAGCGTGGTCCCACCTCCCAACCCGGCGGGTGTGGGCCCGGGCGCCCAGCATGGGGGGCCCTCGGGTTGATCCTCACAGACTCTCTGAGGCCTCTCCCGCCTCCCGGGCAGCGCCCCATCCCTGCTGTTCATGACCCGGCTCCCCGTGCCCCCAGCCATGTCCCCCCCAAGGCCTGTGCTGGGCTGGCGGCACGGCCCCTTCCCTGAGGGGCCACCATCAGCGCCATCTCAACCCCTCCCCGAAACTGCCCCCTCTCCCTGACCCTAGACAGGCTGGGGGAGTGGATGAGCCCCTTTCCTGAGCACACACAGCTCCTCCAGGTGACCGTGCCCGTCAGCAGCGCCGGCGTGGGGTCCCGCCTGCTTCAGTCCTCGGTTCTGGGGGGAGGCCACTGCTGCCacggcccccgccccccacctggGACCCAACTGCATGACAGGGAGGGCGGATGGGGAGGATCCCTTCCTGCCAGGGACCCTCCTGCGCGCAAGGGGGGAACGGGCCCAGGATGCGCCTGAGACCGCGCAGTGGAGCTGGCAGGCAGACGGAGGCGCTCCGCTCCAAGTTGAGGGTGCCCTCCAGCATCTGCTCACGGGTCGGGGCGCTGTGGGCCCTGTGGCACCTGCACACAGCCTGCCGCCTGCCTCCTGGGACACCCACAGGTGGCGGGCGGGGGAGAAACAGTGACTGCTCATCCACCATCTCACTGACGCCACTCACGCTGCGGTCACAGGCCCCGCAGACCTGCTGCCCATGAGGCCACAGGGACACAGCGGCCGGTGGGCTCCCGGGCCAGGGGGCCCCCACACGCCACTCCTCTCAGCAGGTGCGGCTCGGGCTGACACTTGCCGGGTAAGTTGCAGGAACGCCCAGCCCACATTAGAGGGAAGCCGACCTGACAGTCACCTGTGTGTATCCGCGGGAGGCTGCTCCCAGGACCCACAGGTACCAGAGTCGGGGGATGCTCTAGTCCCTTACGGAAAACGGCCTGGTGTGTGCACACGTCCTCCTGTATACACTGGCTGTCTCCCGGTCACTGGGGACACCCACCACAAGGTCAGCACTATCACAGTTGCTGGTATGCGGCAAATTCAAGctctgctttttggaactttctgaatcCCTATTCTCACTGCTCAGATGTTCTGACCCAAAGTCAGCTGAACACACAGGTGGGGAAACTCGTGGACAGGGAGGGCCGACTGCATTTTCTGTAAGTTACAGGACCAGATCTGCCCCCCAGGGTCAGAGCTGGGTGTGACACTGTCTGTCCAGCTGACTTGGGCATCTCTGCTTGGGCTTAAAAAATATCCCCCCAAAGAGATGCAGtccccagagagggaaagggggtCAGACAGGAGCAACAGCCACGGCCTTTTGGCACGAGATGCCCTCCCTCTTCAGCTCTGCAGACCTTGCCATGGGCAGGGTCGTTCTACCCTCAACCCACTGCACAGTCAAGGGACTGATGTGCTGTGAACTCTAGAAACACTTCAACCAAGGAGACGAGCCTCAGAATGGCAAGCCAGCCACCAACACAGGCCCACCTCCCCGGTGGGTGAAGAGAGGCCACGGGACAGGTGTCAGTGTGGTCCCCACACAAGGTATTCCCCTCAACACACAAGGACCAAGCTCTTCGGAGGCTTCTGTGCTCAGGCTTCTGTGTCTGCTCTAACGGGGAGCTCAGAGCGCACCGGCTGTGTCAGGGAGCGGGTCCCGGGGTCCTGCCAGGTGCTGGATCTGGGCAGGTCGGACGGGTGAGGGGCGAAGGGGCCTCTTCAGAGCGGTAAACGTCTGGCTACTGAAGAGCACTGGGGGGCGAGGCGTCCAGACCAGGGCTGCACTGAAAGGAAGCAGGACTTCTGTGAGAAAGGCTGATTCCAGGGCTGTGTCAGGGAACAGGACCTGGAAGGGTGCCTGCTGCCTAGTCCAGGATAATCTGAGTGTTGAGAAAGTGACTGGAATGGACTATAATCCACTGAATAAGAACCCATGAGTCCACGCCAATAAGTTAGTTTTTCTTACAGTAGAAAGCCAaccaagaaaggaagaagaaatgaaggaattAAAAACATCACCACTGTACAATCCTGATACAAACAGCAGATTCAGACAGACAAGCTACCAGGCACAGATAATGCTAGTTGGACGTCAAGAAAAGACGCAAGCACGCACCTACACAGCCTCCTCCTGTGCCGGTCCTTATCCATCACCAGGCttgttttctgattattttatgtgtatattttcctttcctttggagACTTCAATGTATCCacatgaattgaaaaaaaaagtagacaagTGAAAAGAAAGGACAAATAATTAACAGAAATACTTTCTGCTAACAGTGCCTTGTCAGAATATTTCcaaatcaaaataatttcaatCCACATATGCGTTACGAGGACAGAAACAGACTCTTCCTTCGTCTACTTCCCCCACAGGGATGCTCCGGGTGAAATGCGGCCTAAGCAgacaacagtgtggagaaaaCCCGGGGAAGCCCAGCAGGGACAGGGCTGGTGTGTCAGAACCTGCTAGGACCTCGTCTCCTCCTCTGTCTAAAAGGTCAGAACAATCCTCGCTCTCCCTGACAGTGTGAGCGCTACAAAAACACGCAATCCCATCGCATGTCACAAGAGTGTCTGCCATTTCCACTACATCCAGAGACAAGTTCTCTAAGTTCCTGGAACTGTTCTTGCCGGAGAACCACCTCTGGTGTGGTCAGGATGAGGCCAGCTGATGACAGCGATGATGGACCCAAGGACAACTCTGGCCACAGAGCCTGGCTCTGGGCTGGTGCTTTACACACCCTCTCAGACCTGAGTTCCAGGAGAAATGCTACCACTGGTCAGAGTCTCAAAAGGCCCCGGGACAAACCACTGCAGTAAGATACCCCAAGACCTGAAACaccaaaaacacacagaaaattacCCACAGCTGGGAACTCATCACTAGGCCAGCTGCTGGGCTGACTGGCGGCATTACCTGCCTGGGCTCCCCTTGCTTTGCAGGACGGCTGCACGTGAAGGCTCGCTAGCTGCTGTGACCAGTAACCGGCCTGCCTGGGCCTTGGGGTCATTTCCGTGCAGTCAGAGTAACAGAACAACATGGAGCAGAGGTCTTTCCCTCAGGGGTTTTCTACCCAGTCAAACGGCAGCATCAAGCAGCATGTCCATCGTTCAGGTGGTGGGTTTACAGGCTCCTTAGGGCCCAGGCAATGGTCAAGGAAGATCTGACTTCAAAGCAATGCTGAAAGCACACCGGGGTGTCACACACAGCGAGCCTCTCCCTCGTAAGGCCAGGCGGATGGCTCTGGCGGTGGCCAGTGAGAGTGCAGCCCAGCCACCTCCCCTGCACTCTGCGGCAGGTACAGAAGGCTGAAGACCTGGCTCTGCCTCCAAAGATGAGAGAAGAGAAATGGATGCGGGATGAGGTGCCCAGGACTGCAAGGCAGGCAGGCTCTAGCCATGTGGAACCATGTGGAAAATGTTCAACAGCCAGAGGATGAACTTGCGCCACCAGGAGAGGAGCAGGGGCCGGTGCCCACCTCTCCAGGGGAGGGCCagggtggggagaaagggaaCTGAGCGCCCAGGGCACTGGCGCCCCCACAGAGGGAAACGGCACCCCAGCCACTGAACAGGAGGCAGGGATGCTCACCTGCCCCAGGTTTCCGTTCCTGCAATGGAAACAACCACACCAGTCATGTGTACACAACTTTGCGCACAACACTGGTCAacttataaacaaacaaacaaaaaatcccttCACAAGTTTAAAACATTGGGTACAACAGCAAGAGCCGATGGTAGAAGGATACACTACTGCTTGCCCTGACCTACCTATGCCAGAGCCGCACCCCCTTCCTGAGCTATGCAGCAGAACTGCCAGGTTTTACAACCGCGCTTCACAAGGTTTACTATGACCTGAACAATTGCATGCCTCTCAACAATTAACGCTGTGACAACAAGCATGAAACACGCCTGCTTCTTCCTGTACGCGCTATGACCCCTAGTTTTCCTAACTTACAAACGTAACGTCTTGGGTGGAGACACCTGTCACAGAGAGAAAAGAACGCAACTGTCTTTCAAAGAGTGCAATCTCGGTGAcacatggctttttttttaagtttgctgCCTCCGATCAGTAGATGACTAGCAGGGACTGTCATCCAGCCTTAGAAAAACAGGCAGAGGCGCAGCTGTGCGCCCTACCTTCCAAACTTCTCCCCGAGCGCAGCCCCTTCAGCGGCAGCTCGAGAGACCCTCTCCCACCCAGTGCCCAGCCCAGGACCCGCTCCCGGCCCAGGCCCAGAGCTCCCTCCAGACCTGGCTTCCTTCCCCGTTACCACTCACCCGGGGGCCACCACCTGGCCCGGCTGCGCGCACAGCTCTCGCACCACGCCCGCGCGCTCCGACCTCAGCCTGCGCTCCGCGCGCACGCAGCCTCCGGAGCCGGTGCGGACAGGGGCGGGACCGGGGGGCTGCGTGGAGGCGGCGGCCTCGCACACAGCCAGCACGGAGCCGATGCGGACGGCAGCGCCAGCCGCTACCCTCCACTGGAGCAGGCGCAGCGGCCCGGGGCCGGGGCAGCGCACCTCGGCTACGGCCGGCGGCTGGGAGCCCTCGGAGGGAAGGCGGCCGCCGGGCGGCGCCTCCATCCTAGCCACGCGGAGACGCTGCGGAAGGGCGCCGGCAGACGATCAGGGCCCGGCGTCCCTCGCCGCGGGCGGGCGACCCCGGCCCAGGAGGGGACAACGGCGGTAACGCTGCGATCCTCAGCCCCGCACCGGCTTCCACCCGCCGCCCGTCCCGCGCCGACTTCCGGGACAGCGTGCGGAGTCACGTGTCGCCGCGCGCGCGCATGCGCCGAGGGCCGTGGCGGACGCACGCCACGCGGGACCTGAGAGGCCAGGCCGGTCCCCGGAACCGGCCGCTGCCTGGACGGCGCGGGCGGGGCTGGGCCTGCTAGGAACGGGGCCCCTTCGCCGCGTCCACCCCGTGAGCACCAGCATCCAGGACTGGCGACGGCAGGCAAATCGGGCCCCCCGGGCCGCAAATCGCGTCAGGCACTGCAGCTGGACGTCCTGGGACTACGAGTCCCGGCGTCCAGCGCGCCCCGCGGGATCACGAGTCCCCGTCTGGCTCCGGGAGTCCCGGCATGCAACAGGGGTGTCTGTCCCGCAGCTCCCAGCGCCGGCTCGTGGCCGGTGCCAGGAGAACTACAAGTACCAGTATGCAGCGCGCCCCGCCGCCCTTTCCGCGCCGAGGGCTGGCTGGCGTCTCAGGACGGCGGGGCCGAAGACCCGGCAGTCGGCTCTCGCCCGGTCTGGCGCCGCGAGTACCGGCACGCCGCAGCGGCCGTCATCCCACGACCCCTCCCATCACCCTCTGAGGCCGGTCGTCCTGGACTGCGAGGCCCGGCGTGCCGCTGCCCCGGGAATTCCGGGCTGCGTTGTGAACCTCGGCGTGCGGAGCGGGCGTCGTGAACCGCTGGCCCAGCGTATCCCGTGCGGCGCAGGGTTGGGGCTTGGTTGCCAGGTCCCCTCCTCGCCCTGGAGTGCGTGTTCTGGGGTCTCTTCTGGCTGGACCTTCACCATACTGTCCGCCTCGCCTTGACCCCGCCTTGGGAGACCTGGTGCACTGCCCGCAGACAGCGGGAGCCGCCGCGGAGACGAGCTGATCCAGTCCGGGAGCAGTGGGCGAGGTCGTCTGCGAAGGCCTTCAAGGTCTTTCTTGATACGATTTCTGAAGAGCTGCTTTTTCTCTGATGAGATTTGGACAGAAGCACCTGTCCCAACAGcaagagccccccaccccccaccccaggtgcaTGAAGCACAAACTGACACAATTAAGGAAGGGAGACAACTCAGTATCCGCatacttttgcttcattttattatGCTTCCCAGAtcgtgttttttgtttgtttgtttattttaccaCTTGGAGGTTTGTGGCAAGCCTGCATGGAGCAAGTCTAACAGCACCAATATTtgcaacagcatttgctcactttgtgtctgaatgtcacattttggtaaattCTCACAACATTtgaaacatttgttttatttattacaaTGATCTGTGATTCATGGCCTTTGATGTTGCaattgtaattgttttggggtgcAGGGAACTTAACTGATAAACggttgtgtgtgttctgactgctctacCAACCTGTGTACCCTGTCTCTGTTGCTCTGGCCTCCCTGTTCCCTAAGCCACAACAGTATTGAtattaggccaattaataactttacaatggcctctaagtgttcaggtgaaaggaagagtcgcacatctctcactttaaatcaaaagctagaaatgattaagctgaGTGAAGAAGGCATGTCGAAAGCTGAGATAGGCCGAAAGCTAGGCCTCTTGCGCCAAAcagttagccaagttgtgaaCGCAAAGGAGAAGTTCTTGCAGGAgattaaaagtgctactccagtgaacacacgaATGATAAGGAAGCGAAATAGCcttattgctgatatggagaaagttttggtggtctggatagaagatcagACCAGTCACAACATGCCCTTAAGCCAAAGCCTGATCCGGAGCAAGGCCCTGACTCTCTTCAACtctatgaaggctgagagaggtgcggaagctgcagaagaaaagtttgaagctagTAGAGGT from Bos indicus x Bos taurus breed Angus x Brahman F1 hybrid chromosome 24, Bos_hybrid_MaternalHap_v2.0, whole genome shotgun sequence encodes the following:
- the LOC113882590 gene encoding uncharacterized protein LOC113882590, coding for RCDPQPRTGFHPPPVPRRLPGQRAESRVAARAHAPRAVADARHAGPERPGRSPEPAAAWTARAGLGLLGTGPLRRVHPVSTSIQDWRRQANRAPRAANRVRHCSWTSWDYESRRPARPAGSRVPVWLRESRHATGVSVPQLPAPARGRCQENYKYQYAARPAALSAPRAGWRLRTAGPKTRQSALARSGAASTGTPQRPSSHDPSHHPLRPVVLDCEARRAAAPGIPGCVVNLGVRSGRREPLAQRIPCGAGLGLGCQVPSSPWSACSGVSSGWTFTILSASP